Proteins encoded in a region of the Rutidosis leptorrhynchoides isolate AG116_Rl617_1_P2 chromosome 9, CSIRO_AGI_Rlap_v1, whole genome shotgun sequence genome:
- the LOC139868363 gene encoding uncharacterized protein yields MIKDMFFHGLLEENPFEHIQHLNDICDIYKTKNVSDDAFKLRAFPFTLQGEEKVWLRTLSSHSIRSFQDLTDAFINHFFPPSKVQRLRMEINGFTQRGDESLYDAWVHFKKLLRAFPPHGLTKKEYINTFYRGTNALTRQYLDSSSGGVFMYKSPNAAEILLEDVLVNTYEWAPSPRDLTRKSVAQVESDDGQITLASLNNQFQMYEKELKKLQQSIVTMQVGCQRCEGPHLTKNCPQINQCNHIDLDDIPINSDAHVNYVRIEDPCPQPFITQEPLPSFIEEEIGVNKEKDKENVDSMRVKDDKGKEKGKDPLKVNLPITDVLKGMPNYGGFIKELISQRGKYHEETSFFIEEACNKILASRLRIPKKLGDPGKFVFPCKFDDSEVSNALANLGESINLMPHSLYERLGFRPLKLT; encoded by the exons ATGATCAAGGATATGTTCTTCCATGGGTTGTTAGAAGAAAATCCTTTTGAACACATCCAACACTTAAATGATATTTGTGATATCTACAAAACCAAAAATGTCTCCGATGACGCTTTTAAattaagggcattcccctttacaCTTCAAGGAGAAGAGAAAGTTTGGTTAAGGACTTTGTCATCCCATTCTATTAGGTCATTTCAAGATTTAACCGATGCGTTTATCAATCACTTTTTCCCACCTTCAAAGGTGCAGCGTCTTAGAATGGAAATTAATGGATTCACCCAACGGGGtgatgagtctttgtatgatgcgTGGGTACATTTCAAGAAGTTACTAAGAGCTTTCCCACCGCATGGTTTGACGAAGAAGGAATACATAAACACGTTCTACCGGGGTACTAATGCTTTGACAAGGCAATATCTCGATTCTTCTTCGGGTGGAGTGTTTATGTACAAATCACCTAATGCGGCTGAAATTTTGTTAGAAGACGTCTTGGTTAATacatatgaatgggcaccttcaccacGAGATTTGACAAGGAAAAGTGTAGCTCAAGTGGAGAGTGATGATGGTCAAATTACCTTAgcaagcttgaacaatcaatttcaaatgTATGAGAAAGAGTTGAAAAAGCTACAACAATCGATAGTCAcaatgcaagtaggttgtcaaaGGTGTGAAGGACCACATCTCACCAAGAATTGTCCCCAAATCAATCAATGTAACCACATTGACTTGGACGATATTCCCATAAATTCGGATGCTCATGTAAAttacgtga GAATTGAGGATCCATGCCCACAACCATTTATCACCCAAGAACCACTACCAAGCTTCATTGAGGAGGAAATCGGGGTTAATAAGGAGAAGGATAAAGAAAATGTCGACTCAATGAGGGTTAAGGATGATAAGGGTAAGGAAAAGGGTAAAGATCCTTTGAAG GTCAACTTGCCAATTACCGATGTGCTCAAAGGGATGCCCAATTATGGGGGCTTCATCAAAGAGTTAATCTCTCAAAGGGGTAAATATCATGAGGAAACATCTTTCTTTATTGAAGAGGCGTGCAATAAGATACTTGCATCAAGGCTAAGGATCCCTAAGAAGTTAGGCGATCCGGGAAAATTTGTTTTCCCATGTAAGTTCGATGACTCGGAAGTGTCCAATGCGCTTGCCAACTTGGGAGAAAGCATTAACCTAATGCCCCATTCACTTTATGAAAGACTTGGCTTTAGACCTCTTAAACTGACCTGA